In the Heptranchias perlo isolate sHepPer1 chromosome 4, sHepPer1.hap1, whole genome shotgun sequence genome, AtcgactgcagtgattcaagaagaaggctcactatcaccttctcaaggacagccagggatgggcaatagatgccggcattgctagcgatgcccacatcttaagaattaattttttataaGTAACAGATTTGAGAGTGCTTAATATGAGATGATGCTCATCGTGGTATATTTGAGTAGTCTCTCGCATTGCAAGTGACTGAATTGCTTTTAATTACCCATGTTTCATTGTTTTTTGTAAATAatgtggggggagagcggggaattGTATTTGGCCCTCGTAATGAAAGCCCAACCTCTCGTGAGTTTAGCTAGGAATTTGCTGACATACAGACCGAGAAGGTCCAGGTTAAACTCGTAGTCTGTGttgtgttagctgatctgagATTGGCTGGGCTTGGGGTATTCCAATTGGCGTCAGTGACCTGGGTTAAACAGGGTAAATCATCCAGGGATTCCACTCCAAATTGTAAGCAGCAGCCTCTGCTGGAAGCGTCCATGTGTGGATGTGGAGTGAATTAGGCTTGGGTCTGATCCCCTCACGATGGAATAGTCGGCCAGCATTCATCGGCAGGACGTGCaaatgaataatggtcacttgagtGAAGTACCAGACTGCTGCTCGTGGAACTTTACCCAGGAAAAGCAATCAACGCTTTCAGAAGAGTAGGGAGTTGGGAAAATTAGGGtggaaaaaataaacaaacaagaAAGTAGGATTATGATTAGCATGTAGGGGAGTCATATGGATGAAACAGGAACCTAAACCAGATACACTGTGCAGGTTGTCACGACAGTTGTTACACTATGTCTGACTGTGTACAAGTTTGGTTCAGTTTGATGACAATTGCCACCCATagaaagtaagacttgcatttattgagcacctttcacaacctcatgacgtcccaaagcgctttacagccaattaagtacttttgaagtgtagttactgttgtaatgtctgaaatgcagcagccaatttgcacccaacagtgagacaatgaccagataatctgttttagtgatattagttgagggataaatattggtcaggacacaggggagaactccactggtcttcttcaaatagtggcgtgggatcttttatgtccacccgagaaggTAGATGAGACCTTGGTTTatcgtctcatcagaaagacggcacctccaacagtgtagcattcTTTCAGTAGTGtggtgaagtgtcagcttggattttgtgctcaggtctctggaatgggacttgaacccacaactttctgactcagaggcgagaatgctgccACTCAGCCACAGGTAATACTTAATAGTGCACAACAACAGACCGTCGGCCCCGAGGAGGTTGGGTGTGGGGGAGGTTGTAGCGGACGGGAAACCAGGAAATGTGGGTaacccggaggtcctgccgaatttatcggcagggcctcatttaaatgttttGTCTCTATTTCCCGGCCAGTAGCGGCCAcgttgaaaggctggctgtctgTCTTGTAGGAAAGCCAGAGCTGAGGGAGGTCGAAAAGGCCGGGGCGGGGGTCGGGGGGAAGATTGGAATCATCGGTGGGGGATCAGAAAGGctggtggggagggtggggagattgGAAAGGTCGATGGgggagattggaaaggctgggggggagattggaaaggctgggggggggaaatcggaaaggccggggggttggggggggaattGGGGGCCTTGGGGAGATCAGAGGTCGGGGGGATCGAAGATCAGTGGTCGGGGGGGGTAGATCGGAAAGgccggggaggggggttgggggagcaATCAGAGGCCTTGGGGAGATCAGAGgtcagggggagatcagagatcgGGGTGGAGATTGAAAtcgtgggttggggggaggggttgtctgatcctgggggacggggggagggggtcggccgatcacggGGAGGGGATCAGGTTTGTTTGGGGGGCCAGAggaaagcactcctgttcctcctgcccCACAGGCAATGcaggaaaggcacttacctgccattcttgcctcccttcagctgtcgggtttcctgagcccctggaaacccggcccgcaggcATTAAATCTGAAAGCCAGCTAAAATTTGAAGCACGCATCCTTATTAGAATATTTAAATTACGGTCCCggctctggagagcaggttaggaGACCGCCCCCACCTCGCCTCCGCTAAAACCGGAAATGGAcgcgttggaggcgggttgggatcgggtttccaatttaaacattttttttaccacCACTCCGCTTCTCCCACcaatcctggggggttaaaactccccccatcaTCTCGCAATATGCTCACCTAGTTTCATGGGTGAGCTCCAGAATATTTTATTTTGCAACACTGTGGTTCCTCACATTGAACACAGGTTTCATAATACAAAACGTACATACACAGAACACTATGGAATGGCAGTCTCCAGTGGAAATAAGAACATATTATCGCTAATGACCAGGATTTAGTAAATCAAGACAACGTTGGTGGTTGTTAACTTTAAAATTACAGCCAGGGTCTACATGGGCTGGAGTTTAAATCTTAGGGATTAGGGTAAGTTTATATTCAGAAACAGCAGTTAGTTATCGTGCAGCTATAACAGCAAAGTTTCAAACCTCTATAATATTTCAAAACATTCCACATAATAACGATTATGAAAGACATGCACATCAACGCAGAGTTCACACCTGTGGTAAAGCCAAGACCAGACTGAAGAACCAAGCCACGCCAATCATGTACTTCCCAGTGTGGACACCTTTCGTCACGCTTTTCAAGGGTTTCGTAATCGCCAGCCAGCGATCCACGCTGATCATCACCACCATGAAGGCAGGGCAGTACATGGAGAAGAGTTTGAGAAAGTTGAGGACTTTACAAAGGAACTCGCCGCCATACCACTGCACCGTGATGTTCCAGACCCCATCCATCGGCATGACAATCATGGTCTCCACCAGGTTGGCCGCTATGAGGTTGTCGAGCAGAACCTTGAGCCGCGGGGCCTTCTTCTTATGCTGCTTGGACAGCTTCACCAGGAAAATCGTGTTCACGGTAATGGAGAGGATGAAGAGGACGAAGGTGATGACCACTCTGATCACTCCCGAGATGGTGAGAGTTGGCAGATGCAAGGAGCAGTTCAACCTGGAAGCTGCCAGGCTCTCGTTGAGGGGAAGGAAGCAATTCTTCCTGGATTCCGTGTAGCGCACCAAGGTGTCGTTCTGCTGGGAGTTTAAAGACATGGTGTTGGGCACAAGAAAGTGAACCTGACTGTGTCTGCATGGGTATAGCCAACTGTTGGTTAGCTGTTACTCTCTCTGTGTGCCTGCAACAATCCTGCAAGGTCAAATTCAAACACAGGTAAATATGATCCGCCACCAAGGTTTATGAAGCCCTGATAATGAAGAGTGCCTGTAATCCCTCTACAAGGCTGTGACACACTCAATTTTATTTGCTAGCAGTGTTAGTTTGGTCCTTGGAACTTTTGTCTTAGCTTCATCTCATTATCTCAAATTTTGTCCAATTTAAATGATAGCCTCCCTGGGAAATTTAATTCTGCCTTTAATCTTGTTGCTAATAATTTAAGTCAACATTCTCCTCATTTCAATTGATAAAAACAAGACTATTGGTGAGCAGAAGATGCTGTCACGGAAAAGGATGAGAAagcatattttatttttaattcataaaAATGTGTTTGTAGTAAAGCATAAAATTGCACTAAATTAAAGGCAGGTGAAGTTCAGTCCTTCACACATTCATTTAAGTACTGCTAGTGTCAGAATATGACTCATCACTTCAAACCAAGCAAGCACTAAAACTCCTAGAAACAATTTTAACTTTCTCATGAACCTGTAAGCTCACGTTGAGATGTTCTAATGTGTCTCCACCCCAACTAAAAAGACTCCGTGGTGACAAAGATAACACAAGCAATGAACTTTTAAGTGGCTTTATACACACTGCAAATCTATTAGATTTGTTCTTGTTTTGGAAATGAATATCATTAATTATTCAGTGGGTTATTGCATAAGGTTTAAATACCCACTCTTCAGGCTGACTATATTTCAGTAATCCCCCTATAAAGCATTAATCttacggagggggaggggggaattgtcCTCCATGCTCCTGCCTGAAATGGTGCAGGATCACAGCAGGGAATGAAGGAAAATGTTGTCTCATCAATCGTCAACCGGGACTTCCCTCCTGCCTAGTGAGGACTGCCATTCACCACTCCTTCCCTACCCCCCACAAGGAAATGgcagttgcggggggggggggggcggagggcaaGGATTGGGTGCGCGGAGGATTTTCCTCCTGTCCCATTTACCGTTGCTTCCTGGGTCACCATGTGAAAGGTAGTGGTGGAAGCCTGGAGGTTCCCTGTGGAGTGAAAGGGCCTTGCACCAGCCTCCTCTCCCCTAGTCGGTcccaagcacttacctgctgaaggccTCTGTCTCAGTTGAGGCCTTCTGTGGGTGTCTTGATTCGATCTTCAGGCTGCTTCTGCCTCTTTGAGGTCCTTTGCCACCTTTTTTGGTGCTGCAGCGGCATTCCATGCTGTTAACTTAACTCATATGATCTGTCCTGTGGGATAAGTTAACAGCATCAATTATATTAGGGCATTTCTTTCTGAAATTTTTTCATACAATTGCTAAAAGTGTAGATTCTTGTGTTTGTGGTACTTTTCAGTtattgtaaagaaagaacttgcatttatatattgtcttttgttccctcagaatgtcccacagccaatgaatcacttttgaagtattgtcactgttgttatgcaggcaaacgcagcagtcaatttgtgtacagcaagatcccacatgaaAGCACATGAGGTaaacaaccagttaatctgtcttggtggtgttggttgaggtatgaATATTGGCTAAGGACACCAGGACAACTCTGCGCTCTGcttcaaatagtgacatggaATCTTTTAGatctacttgagagggcagatgtggtttaatgtctcatccgaaagatggcaccttcgacagtgcagcactccctcagtactgcactgaagtgccagcttagatcatgtgctcaaatccaaggagtggggcttgaatccatgacctactGATTCAGAATACTGCACGTGATGAAAAGCAAGAATGCTGTCTGCTCTGTCAGTGAGCTCTCACTCATTCTTTGATGCTGCTAGCTTAATTGCAATGCTCTTGACATTTCGGTCTGCCCAGTGAATCATTGTCAGGAAAAATTTTTGATTCTTTTCCACGTTGATGTTGTAACTAAGGCAACACATGACCTTTCTCTTGACCGAAACTCACTTGAACAGATTTGGAGGAAGCATTGGCTTTGCAAATACCAAACGCTAAAACTAAAGTCAGAACTTTTGCTGCCAAAATTGGATACCCTTCtgcatcagccatggctcagtggcagcactctcacctctgagtcagaaggttacaggttgaagtcccactccagagtccgccctttcagatggatgtaaaagatcccatggcactattttgaagaagagcaggagagttctccctggtttcctggccattgtttatccctcaaccaacatcactaaaaaacagattacctggtcattatcacattgttgttgtgggaccttgctgtgtgcaaattggccaccgtgtttccgacattacaacaatgaccactcttcaaaagtatttaattggctgtaaagcactttgggacgtcctgagggcatgaaaggtccTCTATATATGcatatcctttttaaaaaattctattaATTATGGATTCTTTCTAGATATTAGTCAATCTCTTGTGTTAATGCTTACAGTACGGCAGTGTATATTGCTGGATTAGTGAGTtataatcccaccatagcagtttgagaattatgaattcagtttaaaaaaaagtctgggaAATagaaagctggtgtcagtaaaagtgaccatgatgctGCTGGATTGTCGCAAaagctcaactggttcactaatgtccttttaagaaggaaacctgctatccttacccagtctggccgatacctgactccagtgccacaccgtggttgacttttaactgcccgctgaagtggcccagcaagccactcggttgtatcaaactgctttcATTGGATCAAGAAAAAGGCCCATAACCACCTTTTCAGGGGAgcaagtgatgggcaataaatgccggccttgctagcgacacccacaactcaagaatgaataataaaaaaaggttAGAGGATGCATTGTTTTATTAGGAGAGGTACATCACCCAAATAAAGGAGAATATTTTATTGTGTGCTCCTTTAAGGTGTTATTACAGGTCAGGTTGCAGATCAGATCCCTGCCTCTGTTttactctttgcatcctccacacatTCCTGTCCCAGAATGGAGCCAGCTTAACCCCAATGGAGAAACTAGGCTCAAATCTCCAAGGATTATGCTGGGGCATTACAATGCAACGATTAGACAACATATTTCTTTAACTTTGTTCTCAGGGGTTGTAGGTGACATTGGCAAGCCAGAACTTATTGTTCATCCCTGAGTGAAGAGATAAGGATAGCAGGGTACAAGCAAGTCTGTTTATTGACTTGGCACAGCCGTGTGAGAACATCAAGGTGAAGCGAGCAAGAGTAGGTGGAGAGAGCCAGGATCAGACACACTGGTGCCAAAAGAGATACATGATTAAGAAAGAGACTTTGGAGCTGCCAGGTTCCCAGTGATAGATGATGAACAAGCTGGACAGAAGTATGTGCTGTGCGATAAGGTTTTAGGTTCAGAGGTACAAGGCCTGAAGTGTTAGGCTGCAGGAAGAGAAACATCTGATTTGACACTTTCTATGAATCAAAGAGTGTGGGAACAGGAAGGGATACAACTGACAAGAAATGCTGACAGTCGCATACCCATGAGAGCAATGATGTGGAAAGGTATAAAACAGTGAGTCTCCACCTAGAAGGAATCCTCCATGGAAAGACCTCAAGCTGGTGCAATTCTCTGGACAGAGAATGTATCGTTACGATTGCTATGAACTGTGCTAGGTAAGATTGCCTCATAGTGGAAAATAGCAAGATATCCTcttactgttatgaaatattgctACTTTGTTGATTTTTGAAGTCTGTCACAAATAAAGCTTATATTGATTTTAATATTCATTTATATATCTGTGGTTGTTTCAGACTTGACAGGCCTGAACCCAAATTATTTCTAGAGACACGATAAGTACTATTTGTCTAATATCTCTGACCCCCCTTAACACCATTGTggcagcaccatcaccacaagaacagcatcagttcaagaagacggcccaaTGGACAGTAAATGCAGCCTTTCCAGTGTCGTCCACACCCcaaaaacaaataataaaaacttcTATCTAGTGTAGCTTCGTGCTGAAAGCAAAGCTTTGCAAAATTACCATTACTGTCGAAAGAGAGCTCTGATTGGAGAGTGGTGGATGTCTTTTGAGAAGCAGATCATTTGTGTTGTGTTAATTTAAGAACAAAAGTTGTTCCAGGGCTTTTCACGGTCATTTGTCATTGTAATGTCCATGCCATGAAGTTTTAGAAGCAGGCCAGCTTCCTattctccactctccataaacttcagctcatcaaactctgctgcctatatcctatcctgcacaaaGTCCCGCTCATTGGCTCCCCGTCCCCCAGCATTCcaaattgaaaattctcatcctcttgatTCAATCtgttcatggcctcatccctctctatcactgtaacctACTCAAGTCCTACAAACCCCTCCCCCGAACTCTcctttcctctgattctggcctcttgtgcatcctccatcctctgcatccCACCATTGGAGGCAGCCTATGCCTCATGTTCtacaattccctccttaaacccctccacctccctctcctcctttaagacgctccttaaagcctacctcaccctttcataatatctccttctttggcttggtatctattcagtttttcttttgcctctgtgaagtaccttggagaCATTTTTCCATATTAACGGCTCGATATTCATGCAAACTGTTGTTTTGTTTCATATTATTCAGGCTGTACTGGAAAAACAGTAATTGTTGAAGTGAGTAGAAAGCTACTTTACTTTAATTTTAATCTCAGAGTTAAGGTGGCACCCATTGTGGTTTGCTGTTGTGGCTCAAGGTGTCAACTgaactctcctttcacactaaaAGCATAAATATTAACAATAATATCCTGCAAGGCAAACAAGCAGCTCAATAGgtgatcagctgtggctcagtggtagctctttcacctctgggtcagaaggtcgtgggttcaagttccactccacgagacttgagcataaaatctaggtttacacttcagtgcagtaatgtgggagtgctgcactgccggaggtgctgtcttttggaggaggcattaaaccgagaccctgtctgctttctcaggtggatgtaaaaggtcccttgGCACTATGttaatgaagagcaggggagttctccccggtgtcctggccaatatttatccctcaaccaacatcactaaaaaaaaacagattgtctggtcattatctcattcctatttgtgggaccttgctgtgtgcaaattggctgccgcatttccctacattacaacagtgactacactttaaaactacttaattggctgtaaagcgtttagggacatcctgaggtcgtgaaaggcactataagttcttttctttcttttcaatcaGGAAAATGCCAGTAATTCACAAACAAcacttttaaaatattcactgttATTAGCCAGGCAATTAAATGTCTAAGAATGGCATAGAATGTATTTTAATAACTTGGTGGTGATTTTAACTAATCCTACCGGGCACAAAATGGGTGCCCGTGGGTTGCTCATCCATTTTACTCCCCGCCCGGTGTATAAACGGGCACCCAGCCCATTGCCACCCAAATATCAACTCCTTTGTTCCTGCATTGATTAAAACGGAATTGGTCACAATCGTTTGATAAAAGGAATCaaggcaatcatagaatcatggaaccatagaaagtcacagcaaagaaggaggctgttcggcccatcgtgttcctactggcagaaaaagagctatccagcttaatcccactttccagcacttggtctgtagccgtgtacttcaagtgcacatccaaatactttttaattgagttgagggtttctgcctctaccaccctttcaggcagtgagttcgagacacccaccaccctctgggtgaaaaaacattctcctcagctcccatctaatccctctatcagttactttaaatctgtgccccctggtcactgacccctctgctaaggaaaataaatcctccctatccactttatccagtcccgtcataattttatatacctcaattaaatctcccctcagcctcctttgttccaaagaaaacaacccctgcctatccaatccaatctcatagctaaaattctccagtcctggcaacatccttgtaaatcacctctgtaccctttctagtgcaatcacatctttcctgtaatgtggtgaccagaaccgtacacagtattcaagctgtggcctaaccaatgttttattcagttctagcataacctccctgctcttatattctatgcctcggctaataaaggaaagtatcccatatgccttcttaaccaccttatctacctgtcctgctaccttcagggatctgtggacatgcactccaaggtcccttttttcctctacgcctctcaatatccttccatttatgatgtattcccttgccttgtttgccctccccaaatgcattacctcacacttctccggattgaattccatttgccacttttctgcccaattgatatctttctgcagtctacagctttcctcctcattatttatcacatggccaatttttgtatcatctgcaaacttcttgatcaagccccccacattcaagcccaaatcattaatatataccacaaaaagcaagggaactagcactgagccttgcgggaccccactggaaacagccttccagtcgcaaaaacacccatcaaccatcaccctttgcttcctgccactgagccaattttggatccaacttgccattttcccttggatacggtgggcttttacatttttcaccagtctgccaagtgggaccttgtcaaaagccttgctaaaatccatgttcactacatcaaatgtgttactctcatcgaccctccatgttacctgctcaaaaatttcaatcaatttagtcagacacgaccttcccttaacaaatccatgctgactgtccttgattaactagtgcctttctaaatgacgatttatgctgtccctcagaatcgatcccaataatttgcccaccaccgagttagactgactggcctataattactcggtctatctctttcttcctttttaaacaacggaacaacgttagcagtcctccaatcctccagcaccacgcctgtagcaagggaggattggaaaatgatggtcaggatgtccattatttcctcccttgcttctcttagcagcctggggtacatttcatccgggcctggcaatttatctactttcaaagatactaaaccccttaatacttcctctctcactatgtttatctcatccaatatttcacactcctccttaactacaatgtctgcattgttcctctattttgtgaagatagaagcaaagtattcattaagaaccataccaacatctcctgcctccacacataggttacctttttggtctctaataggccctactctttccttagttatcctcttgctctttatgttttTATaagacatttttgggttttccttaatttacttgccagtatttttttcatgccctctctttgctttcctaatttcctttttaacttcacccctgcatttttctatactcctctagactttctgcagtattgagctcttggtgtctgacataagcttcccttttttgccttatcttaccctgtatgctccttgtcatccagggggctctagattcaGCAGTTATTCAGACAATTAATTATAACTAAGAGCAGAAAGACCATCTGTTTGAAACACAACACTGTTGCTTGTGCTTATCAGGCCTTGATATAATACTTCATGAGGGGAGGATTTGCTCTGAttgctgtgttttagtgacatcaaAATCATAATAGGAAAAAGAATGGGGGAAaactgggtgatgtggaagagcagagggatttggggaatcagttcacaagacattaaaagcagcacttcaaatggataaggccataaaaaagctaatGCAATACTGGGAtttatggactgcttcattatctggggggtagcgaatggaacggaacattaGATTGTACATATTGTATAATATATTTTGTAAAATATTCATTATATTTTCCCTCTCTTCCATCAGTGTGTTATCAAATATATCTAGTATGATACTGGATAGGACAAGATACCTTGAGTTCAGAAATCAAAGACTTTgtggatggtgattttatttccCACTTACAATAagttagaattacataaaataataaggtttaaaataatgattgagaaa is a window encoding:
- the LOC137320659 gene encoding gonadotropin-releasing hormone receptor-like; protein product: MSLNSQQNDTLVRYTESRKNCFLPLNESLAASRLNCSLHLPTLTISGVIRVVITFVLFILSITVNTIFLVKLSKQHKKKAPRLKVLLDNLIAANLVETMIVMPMDGVWNITVQWYGGEFLCKVLNFLKLFSMYCPAFMVVMISVDRWLAITKPLKSVTKGVHTGKYMIGVAWFFSLVLALPQLWLFKMIHYSEPFPFSQCATLESFQSQWDQAFYNFFTFGFLFVIPLFIMLICNFKIIIKMTKVLRPKFNQMDLNRSRNVLPQVRMKTMKMTIAFVTSFMICWTPYYLMGIWYWFDPDLHNKLPEPVNHFLFVFGLLNPCFDPLIYGYFSL